One genomic region from Entelurus aequoreus isolate RoL-2023_Sb linkage group LG14, RoL_Eaeq_v1.1, whole genome shotgun sequence encodes:
- the LOC133664401 gene encoding phosphatidylinositol N-acetylglucosaminyltransferase subunit A-like isoform X1: protein MMSQKRRRRAAASSSHAVNEVKPPVKKHNICMVSDFFYPNMGGVESHIYLLAQCLIERGHKVVVVTHAYGCRKGIRYLTNGLKVYYLPLQVMYNQSTTTTFFHSLPLLRCVFVRERITVVHAHSSFSAMGHDALFHAKTMGLNTVFTDHSLFGFADISSVLTNKLLTVSLCDTNHIVCVSYTSKENTVLRAALDPKIVSVIPNAVNHTDFIPDSSRRHDNRITIVVISRLVYRKGIDLLGGIIPELCLKHPDLNFLIGGEGPKRIVLEEVREKYQLHDRVRLLGALEHKDVREVMVQGHIFLNTSLTEAFCMAIVEGASCGLQVVSTRVGGIPEVLPEDLITLCEPTVRSLCAGLEKVIARQRSGSVACAASIHARVQNLYTWKNVAERTEKVYDRVCEEEVLPLDRRLHRLRSHCGPVAGSLFAFVAVLDFLFLLLLQWLVPDRVMDLSVDATGPLGLWKQEPSKKSKSESRCKSDLKASVSTHLLWMRSPLSMRPAWVVITLVQSTCWITVQMCTRCHLAAPPLSSTHAAAVVPPVSGSFCSVAPQSTPRTNLRPPSTRRQRKIIQSVWTCCWCTERTLTWSFPRWGRLCIPPEQTFDLGVDKTVRCTPQSEGAEPQSWTISWTLVLIAAA, encoded by the exons ATGATGAgccaaaaaagaagaagaagagcagcagCATCTTCCAGCCATGCCGTCAATGAAGTCAAGCCCCCTGTCAAGAAGCACAACATCTGCATGGTGTCTGACTTCTTCTATCCCAACATGGGAGGAGTGGAGAGTCACATTTACCTCCTTGCCCAGTGTCTTATTGAGAGGGGACACAAGGTGGTCGTTGTCACGCACGCCTACGGCTGCAGGAAGGGCATCAGGTACCTGACCAATGGCCTGAAGGTCTATTACCTACCCCTGCAGGTGATGTACAACCAGTCCACCACCACGACTTTCTTCCACAGTCTCCCCCTTCTGCGCTGTGTGTTTGTCAGGGAGCGCATCACTGTGGTGCACGCTCACAGCTCGTTTTCCGCTATGGGCCACGATGCTTTGTTCCATGCAAAGACCATGGGTCTTAACACG GTTTTCACTGACCATTCGCTTTTCGGCTTTGCTGACATCAGCTCCGTGCTAACCAACAAGCTTCTGACGGTGTCGCTGTGCGATACCAACCACATCGTATGTGTGTCCTACACCAGCAAGGAGAACACTGTGCTGCGTGCGGCGCTCGACCCGAAGATCGTGTCCGTCATTCCCAACGCAGTCAACCACACCGACTTCATCCCCGACTCTTCTCGCCGCCATGACAACAGGATCACCATCGTCGTGATCAGCCGTCTAGTCTATCGCAAAG GCATTGATCTTCTTGGTGGTATCATCCCTGAGCTCTGTCTCAAACATCCAGATCTCAATTTCCTCATTGGTGGGGAAGGACCAAAGAGAATCGTGCTGGAGGAAGTGAGAGAGAAATACCAGCTTCATGACCG GGTGCGCCTGTTGGGGGCTCTGGAGCACAAAGACGTCAGAGAAGTTATGGTCCAGGGCCACATCTTTCTCAACACATCGCTAACTGAAGCTTTCTGCATGGCCATTGTGGAGGGAGCAAGTTGTGGACTGCAG GTGGTCAGCACTCGTGTAGGAGGCATCCCAGAGGTGCTACCCGAGGACTTGATCACACTATGTGAGCCAACTGTGCGCTCGCTGTGTGCCGGTTTGGAGAAGGTCATTGCACGGCAGCGTTCCGGGTCAGTTGCCTGTGCCGCCTCCATCCACGCACGGGTGCAGAACCTCTACACCTGGAAAAACGTGGCAGAGAGGACTGAAAAG GTTTATGATAGAGTGTGCGAAGAGGAGGTGCTTCCCCTGGACAGACGCCTTCATAGGCTGAGATCCCACTGCGGACCTGTGGCTGGCTCCCTCTTTGCCTTTGTGGCGGTTCTAGACTTCTTGTTCCTGTTGCTCCTCCAATGGCTGGTGCCCGATCGGGTCATGGATTTATCTGTGGACGCCACCGGTCCTCTGGGACTGTGGAAGCAAGAACCAAGCAAGAAGAGTAAAAGCGAATCTCGATGTAAAAGCGACCTCAA GGCCTCCGTGTCAACACACTTACTATGGATGCGGTCTCCCCTCTCCATGAGGCCTGCCTGGGTGGTCATTACGCTTGTGCAAAGTACTTGCTGGATCACGGTGCAAAT GTGCACCAGGTGTCATCTGGCGGCGCCACCCCTCTCTTCAACTCATGCAGCAGCGGTAGTGCCGCCTGTGTCCGGCTCATTCTGCAGCGTGGCGCCTCAGTCCACCCCGCGCACCAACTTGCGTCCCCCGTCCACGAGGCGGCAAAGAAAG ATCATTCAGAGTGTTTGGACCTGCTGCTGGTGTACGGAGCGCACATTGACATGGAGCTTCCCACGATGGGGACGCCTCTGTATTCCGCCT GAGCAGACGTTCGACTTGGGTGTGGACAAGACAGTCCGTTGCACGCCGCAgtcagagggggcggagccacAGTCGTGGACGATCTCTTGGACTTTGGTGCTGATCGCTGCTGCATGA
- the LOC133664401 gene encoding phosphatidylinositol N-acetylglucosaminyltransferase subunit A-like isoform X3, with translation MMSQKRRRRAAASSSHAVNEVKPPVKKHNICMVSDFFYPNMGGVESHIYLLAQCLIERGHKVVVVTHAYGCRKGIRERITVVHAHSSFSAMGHDALFHAKTMGLNTVFTDHSLFGFADISSVLTNKLLTVSLCDTNHIVCVSYTSKENTVLRAALDPKIVSVIPNAVNHTDFIPDSSRRHDNRITIVVISRLVYRKGIDLLGGIIPELCLKHPDLNFLIGGEGPKRIVLEEVREKYQLHDRVRLLGALEHKDVREVMVQGHIFLNTSLTEAFCMAIVEGASCGLQVVSTRVGGIPEVLPEDLITLCEPTVRSLCAGLEKVIARQRSGSVACAASIHARVQNLYTWKNVAERTEKVYDRVCEEEVLPLDRRLHRLRSHCGPVAGSLFAFVAVLDFLFLLLLQWLVPDRVMDLSVDATGPLGLWKQEPSKKSKSESRCKSDLKASVSTHLLWMRSPLSMRPAWVVITLVQSTCWITVQMCTRCHLAAPPLSSTHAAAVVPPVSGSFCSVAPQSTPRTNLRPPSTRRQRKIIQSVWTCCWCTERTLTWSFPRWGRLCIPPEQTFDLGVDKTVRCTPQSEGAEPQSWTISWTLVLIAAA, from the exons ATGATGAgccaaaaaagaagaagaagagcagcagCATCTTCCAGCCATGCCGTCAATGAAGTCAAGCCCCCTGTCAAGAAGCACAACATCTGCATGGTGTCTGACTTCTTCTATCCCAACATGGGAGGAGTGGAGAGTCACATTTACCTCCTTGCCCAGTGTCTTATTGAGAGGGGACACAAGGTGGTCGTTGTCACGCACGCCTACGGCTGCAGGAAGGGCATCAG GGAGCGCATCACTGTGGTGCACGCTCACAGCTCGTTTTCCGCTATGGGCCACGATGCTTTGTTCCATGCAAAGACCATGGGTCTTAACACG GTTTTCACTGACCATTCGCTTTTCGGCTTTGCTGACATCAGCTCCGTGCTAACCAACAAGCTTCTGACGGTGTCGCTGTGCGATACCAACCACATCGTATGTGTGTCCTACACCAGCAAGGAGAACACTGTGCTGCGTGCGGCGCTCGACCCGAAGATCGTGTCCGTCATTCCCAACGCAGTCAACCACACCGACTTCATCCCCGACTCTTCTCGCCGCCATGACAACAGGATCACCATCGTCGTGATCAGCCGTCTAGTCTATCGCAAAG GCATTGATCTTCTTGGTGGTATCATCCCTGAGCTCTGTCTCAAACATCCAGATCTCAATTTCCTCATTGGTGGGGAAGGACCAAAGAGAATCGTGCTGGAGGAAGTGAGAGAGAAATACCAGCTTCATGACCG GGTGCGCCTGTTGGGGGCTCTGGAGCACAAAGACGTCAGAGAAGTTATGGTCCAGGGCCACATCTTTCTCAACACATCGCTAACTGAAGCTTTCTGCATGGCCATTGTGGAGGGAGCAAGTTGTGGACTGCAG GTGGTCAGCACTCGTGTAGGAGGCATCCCAGAGGTGCTACCCGAGGACTTGATCACACTATGTGAGCCAACTGTGCGCTCGCTGTGTGCCGGTTTGGAGAAGGTCATTGCACGGCAGCGTTCCGGGTCAGTTGCCTGTGCCGCCTCCATCCACGCACGGGTGCAGAACCTCTACACCTGGAAAAACGTGGCAGAGAGGACTGAAAAG GTTTATGATAGAGTGTGCGAAGAGGAGGTGCTTCCCCTGGACAGACGCCTTCATAGGCTGAGATCCCACTGCGGACCTGTGGCTGGCTCCCTCTTTGCCTTTGTGGCGGTTCTAGACTTCTTGTTCCTGTTGCTCCTCCAATGGCTGGTGCCCGATCGGGTCATGGATTTATCTGTGGACGCCACCGGTCCTCTGGGACTGTGGAAGCAAGAACCAAGCAAGAAGAGTAAAAGCGAATCTCGATGTAAAAGCGACCTCAA GGCCTCCGTGTCAACACACTTACTATGGATGCGGTCTCCCCTCTCCATGAGGCCTGCCTGGGTGGTCATTACGCTTGTGCAAAGTACTTGCTGGATCACGGTGCAAAT GTGCACCAGGTGTCATCTGGCGGCGCCACCCCTCTCTTCAACTCATGCAGCAGCGGTAGTGCCGCCTGTGTCCGGCTCATTCTGCAGCGTGGCGCCTCAGTCCACCCCGCGCACCAACTTGCGTCCCCCGTCCACGAGGCGGCAAAGAAAG ATCATTCAGAGTGTTTGGACCTGCTGCTGGTGTACGGAGCGCACATTGACATGGAGCTTCCCACGATGGGGACGCCTCTGTATTCCGCCT GAGCAGACGTTCGACTTGGGTGTGGACAAGACAGTCCGTTGCACGCCGCAgtcagagggggcggagccacAGTCGTGGACGATCTCTTGGACTTTGGTGCTGATCGCTGCTGCATGA
- the LOC133664401 gene encoding phosphatidylinositol N-acetylglucosaminyltransferase subunit A-like isoform X2, whose translation MMSQKRRRRAAASSSHAVNEVKPPVKKHNICMVSDFFYPNMGGVESHIYLLAQCLIERGHKVVVVTHAYGCRKGISLPLLRCVFVRERITVVHAHSSFSAMGHDALFHAKTMGLNTVFTDHSLFGFADISSVLTNKLLTVSLCDTNHIVCVSYTSKENTVLRAALDPKIVSVIPNAVNHTDFIPDSSRRHDNRITIVVISRLVYRKGIDLLGGIIPELCLKHPDLNFLIGGEGPKRIVLEEVREKYQLHDRVRLLGALEHKDVREVMVQGHIFLNTSLTEAFCMAIVEGASCGLQVVSTRVGGIPEVLPEDLITLCEPTVRSLCAGLEKVIARQRSGSVACAASIHARVQNLYTWKNVAERTEKVYDRVCEEEVLPLDRRLHRLRSHCGPVAGSLFAFVAVLDFLFLLLLQWLVPDRVMDLSVDATGPLGLWKQEPSKKSKSESRCKSDLKASVSTHLLWMRSPLSMRPAWVVITLVQSTCWITVQMCTRCHLAAPPLSSTHAAAVVPPVSGSFCSVAPQSTPRTNLRPPSTRRQRKIIQSVWTCCWCTERTLTWSFPRWGRLCIPPEQTFDLGVDKTVRCTPQSEGAEPQSWTISWTLVLIAAA comes from the exons ATGATGAgccaaaaaagaagaagaagagcagcagCATCTTCCAGCCATGCCGTCAATGAAGTCAAGCCCCCTGTCAAGAAGCACAACATCTGCATGGTGTCTGACTTCTTCTATCCCAACATGGGAGGAGTGGAGAGTCACATTTACCTCCTTGCCCAGTGTCTTATTGAGAGGGGACACAAGGTGGTCGTTGTCACGCACGCCTACGGCTGCAGGAAGGGCATCAG TCTCCCCCTTCTGCGCTGTGTGTTTGTCAGGGAGCGCATCACTGTGGTGCACGCTCACAGCTCGTTTTCCGCTATGGGCCACGATGCTTTGTTCCATGCAAAGACCATGGGTCTTAACACG GTTTTCACTGACCATTCGCTTTTCGGCTTTGCTGACATCAGCTCCGTGCTAACCAACAAGCTTCTGACGGTGTCGCTGTGCGATACCAACCACATCGTATGTGTGTCCTACACCAGCAAGGAGAACACTGTGCTGCGTGCGGCGCTCGACCCGAAGATCGTGTCCGTCATTCCCAACGCAGTCAACCACACCGACTTCATCCCCGACTCTTCTCGCCGCCATGACAACAGGATCACCATCGTCGTGATCAGCCGTCTAGTCTATCGCAAAG GCATTGATCTTCTTGGTGGTATCATCCCTGAGCTCTGTCTCAAACATCCAGATCTCAATTTCCTCATTGGTGGGGAAGGACCAAAGAGAATCGTGCTGGAGGAAGTGAGAGAGAAATACCAGCTTCATGACCG GGTGCGCCTGTTGGGGGCTCTGGAGCACAAAGACGTCAGAGAAGTTATGGTCCAGGGCCACATCTTTCTCAACACATCGCTAACTGAAGCTTTCTGCATGGCCATTGTGGAGGGAGCAAGTTGTGGACTGCAG GTGGTCAGCACTCGTGTAGGAGGCATCCCAGAGGTGCTACCCGAGGACTTGATCACACTATGTGAGCCAACTGTGCGCTCGCTGTGTGCCGGTTTGGAGAAGGTCATTGCACGGCAGCGTTCCGGGTCAGTTGCCTGTGCCGCCTCCATCCACGCACGGGTGCAGAACCTCTACACCTGGAAAAACGTGGCAGAGAGGACTGAAAAG GTTTATGATAGAGTGTGCGAAGAGGAGGTGCTTCCCCTGGACAGACGCCTTCATAGGCTGAGATCCCACTGCGGACCTGTGGCTGGCTCCCTCTTTGCCTTTGTGGCGGTTCTAGACTTCTTGTTCCTGTTGCTCCTCCAATGGCTGGTGCCCGATCGGGTCATGGATTTATCTGTGGACGCCACCGGTCCTCTGGGACTGTGGAAGCAAGAACCAAGCAAGAAGAGTAAAAGCGAATCTCGATGTAAAAGCGACCTCAA GGCCTCCGTGTCAACACACTTACTATGGATGCGGTCTCCCCTCTCCATGAGGCCTGCCTGGGTGGTCATTACGCTTGTGCAAAGTACTTGCTGGATCACGGTGCAAAT GTGCACCAGGTGTCATCTGGCGGCGCCACCCCTCTCTTCAACTCATGCAGCAGCGGTAGTGCCGCCTGTGTCCGGCTCATTCTGCAGCGTGGCGCCTCAGTCCACCCCGCGCACCAACTTGCGTCCCCCGTCCACGAGGCGGCAAAGAAAG ATCATTCAGAGTGTTTGGACCTGCTGCTGGTGTACGGAGCGCACATTGACATGGAGCTTCCCACGATGGGGACGCCTCTGTATTCCGCCT GAGCAGACGTTCGACTTGGGTGTGGACAAGACAGTCCGTTGCACGCCGCAgtcagagggggcggagccacAGTCGTGGACGATCTCTTGGACTTTGGTGCTGATCGCTGCTGCATGA
- the LOC133664401 gene encoding phosphatidylinositol N-acetylglucosaminyltransferase subunit A-like isoform X4: MMSQKRRRRAAASSSHAVNEVKPPVKKHNICMVSDFFYPNMGGVESHIYLLAQCLIERGHKVVVVTHAYGCRKGIRYLTNGLKVYYLPLQVMYNQSTTTTFFHSLPLLRCVFVRERITVVHAHSSFSAMGHDALFHAKTMGLNTVFTDHSLFGFADISSVLTNKLLTVSLCDTNHIVCVSYTSKENTVLRAALDPKIVSVIPNAVNHTDFIPDSSRRHDNRITIVVISRLVYRKGIDLLGGIIPELCLKHPDLNFLIGGEGPKRIVLEEVREKYQLHDRVRLLGALEHKDVREVMVQGHIFLNTSLTEAFCMAIVEGASCGLQVVSTRVGGIPEVLPEDLITLCEPTVRSLCAGLEKVIARQRSGSVACAASIHARVQNLYTWKNVAERTEKVYDRVCEEEVLPLDRRLHRLRSHCGPVAGSLFAFVAVLDFLFLLLLQWLVPDRVMDLSVDATGPLGLWKQEPSKKSKSESRCKSDLKASVSTHLLWMRSPLSMRPAWVVITLVQSTCWITVQMCTRCHLAAPPLSSTHAAAVVPPVSGSFCSVAPQSTPRTNLRPPSTRRQRKTPTLSASRCAQNYG; encoded by the exons ATGATGAgccaaaaaagaagaagaagagcagcagCATCTTCCAGCCATGCCGTCAATGAAGTCAAGCCCCCTGTCAAGAAGCACAACATCTGCATGGTGTCTGACTTCTTCTATCCCAACATGGGAGGAGTGGAGAGTCACATTTACCTCCTTGCCCAGTGTCTTATTGAGAGGGGACACAAGGTGGTCGTTGTCACGCACGCCTACGGCTGCAGGAAGGGCATCAGGTACCTGACCAATGGCCTGAAGGTCTATTACCTACCCCTGCAGGTGATGTACAACCAGTCCACCACCACGACTTTCTTCCACAGTCTCCCCCTTCTGCGCTGTGTGTTTGTCAGGGAGCGCATCACTGTGGTGCACGCTCACAGCTCGTTTTCCGCTATGGGCCACGATGCTTTGTTCCATGCAAAGACCATGGGTCTTAACACG GTTTTCACTGACCATTCGCTTTTCGGCTTTGCTGACATCAGCTCCGTGCTAACCAACAAGCTTCTGACGGTGTCGCTGTGCGATACCAACCACATCGTATGTGTGTCCTACACCAGCAAGGAGAACACTGTGCTGCGTGCGGCGCTCGACCCGAAGATCGTGTCCGTCATTCCCAACGCAGTCAACCACACCGACTTCATCCCCGACTCTTCTCGCCGCCATGACAACAGGATCACCATCGTCGTGATCAGCCGTCTAGTCTATCGCAAAG GCATTGATCTTCTTGGTGGTATCATCCCTGAGCTCTGTCTCAAACATCCAGATCTCAATTTCCTCATTGGTGGGGAAGGACCAAAGAGAATCGTGCTGGAGGAAGTGAGAGAGAAATACCAGCTTCATGACCG GGTGCGCCTGTTGGGGGCTCTGGAGCACAAAGACGTCAGAGAAGTTATGGTCCAGGGCCACATCTTTCTCAACACATCGCTAACTGAAGCTTTCTGCATGGCCATTGTGGAGGGAGCAAGTTGTGGACTGCAG GTGGTCAGCACTCGTGTAGGAGGCATCCCAGAGGTGCTACCCGAGGACTTGATCACACTATGTGAGCCAACTGTGCGCTCGCTGTGTGCCGGTTTGGAGAAGGTCATTGCACGGCAGCGTTCCGGGTCAGTTGCCTGTGCCGCCTCCATCCACGCACGGGTGCAGAACCTCTACACCTGGAAAAACGTGGCAGAGAGGACTGAAAAG GTTTATGATAGAGTGTGCGAAGAGGAGGTGCTTCCCCTGGACAGACGCCTTCATAGGCTGAGATCCCACTGCGGACCTGTGGCTGGCTCCCTCTTTGCCTTTGTGGCGGTTCTAGACTTCTTGTTCCTGTTGCTCCTCCAATGGCTGGTGCCCGATCGGGTCATGGATTTATCTGTGGACGCCACCGGTCCTCTGGGACTGTGGAAGCAAGAACCAAGCAAGAAGAGTAAAAGCGAATCTCGATGTAAAAGCGACCTCAA GGCCTCCGTGTCAACACACTTACTATGGATGCGGTCTCCCCTCTCCATGAGGCCTGCCTGGGTGGTCATTACGCTTGTGCAAAGTACTTGCTGGATCACGGTGCAAAT GTGCACCAGGTGTCATCTGGCGGCGCCACCCCTCTCTTCAACTCATGCAGCAGCGGTAGTGCCGCCTGTGTCCGGCTCATTCTGCAGCGTGGCGCCTCAGTCCACCCCGCGCACCAACTTGCGTCCCCCGTCCACGAGGCGGCAAAGAAAG ACCCCAACCTTGTCAGCTTCGCGCTGCGCACAGAATTATGGGTGA